From the Rhodoferax mekongensis genome, one window contains:
- a CDS encoding ArsR/SmtB family transcription factor, translated as MTSPSPAPFEPRLASMAAVIADATRARMLSYLLAGDYASAGELARAASVSPATASGHLGKLMVAELLVCEQRGRHRYYKLADDEVAHALEALALMAERRTHTATWANPTRQRLRFARCCYGHLAGQLGVEMFSQLLSKEWLSPVGDGYLLTAQGKASLSTLGFAVDGMDNAKPSAPTRVAYRCLDWSERRDHMAGKLPKALLAHCLQQGWLRRHEGERALEVTPLGRKHLAGLLPSVNAL; from the coding sequence ATGACTTCCCCTTCCCCCGCCCCGTTTGAACCCCGGCTGGCCAGCATGGCCGCCGTGATTGCCGACGCCACGCGTGCGCGCATGCTCAGCTACCTGCTGGCAGGCGACTACGCCAGCGCGGGCGAGCTGGCGCGGGCTGCATCGGTATCGCCAGCCACGGCCAGCGGGCACCTGGGCAAGCTGATGGTGGCCGAGCTGCTGGTGTGCGAGCAGCGCGGGCGACACCGCTACTACAAGTTGGCCGACGACGAGGTGGCCCACGCGCTGGAGGCACTGGCGCTGATGGCCGAGCGCCGCACCCACACCGCCACCTGGGCCAACCCCACGCGCCAGCGGCTGCGCTTTGCCCGCTGCTGCTACGGGCACCTGGCGGGGCAACTGGGCGTGGAGATGTTTTCGCAGCTGCTGTCCAAAGAATGGCTGAGCCCCGTGGGCGATGGCTACCTGCTCACCGCGCAGGGCAAGGCCTCTCTGAGTACGCTGGGCTTTGCTGTGGACGGCATGGACAACGCCAAGCCGTCCGCCCCCACCCGCGTGGCCTACCGCTGCCTCGATTGGTCCGAACGCCGTGACCACATGGCGGGCAAACTACCCAAGGCGTTGCTGGCTCACTGCCTGCAACAAGGCTGGCTGCGCCGCCATGAGGGCGAACGCGCGCTGGAGGTCACGCCGCTGGGGCGCAAGCACCTGGCGGGCTTGCTGCCTTCGGTCAACGCCTTATGA
- a CDS encoding zinc-dependent alcohol dehydrogenase family protein, with the protein MQAVVYEAFSAPPRLQTVPDPTPETHGVVVKVQATGVCRSDWHGWVGHDTDIVLPHVPGHELAGTVEAVGKDVTRWKVGDRVTVPFVGGCGSCPECHSGNQQVCEKQFQPGFTHWGSFAQYVSIHKADLNLVALPETLDFATAASLGCRFVTSFRAVVDQGKTSAGQWVAVHGCGGVGLSAIMIAHAVGANVVAIDISEDKLSMARAMGAVATVNATQVANVVEAVMEITKGGAHVSLDALGHPTTCFNSISNLRRRGKHIQVGLMLAENSTPAIPMAKVIAHELEILGSHGMQAHRYGAMLDMVRTGKLAPEKLVGKKINLQQSIDALMNMDKFEVAGVTVITEF; encoded by the coding sequence ATGCAAGCCGTTGTCTACGAAGCCTTCTCCGCCCCACCCCGTCTGCAAACCGTGCCGGACCCGACACCCGAGACGCATGGCGTGGTCGTCAAGGTGCAGGCCACGGGCGTATGCCGCAGTGACTGGCATGGCTGGGTGGGGCATGACACCGACATCGTGCTGCCCCACGTGCCCGGCCACGAGCTGGCAGGCACAGTGGAAGCCGTGGGCAAAGACGTGACCCGCTGGAAGGTGGGCGACCGCGTCACCGTACCCTTCGTGGGCGGCTGCGGCAGTTGCCCGGAGTGCCACTCCGGCAACCAGCAGGTGTGCGAAAAGCAGTTCCAGCCCGGGTTCACGCACTGGGGTTCGTTCGCGCAATACGTGTCCATTCACAAGGCAGACCTGAACCTCGTGGCTCTGCCCGAGACGCTGGACTTTGCCACCGCCGCCAGCCTGGGCTGCCGCTTTGTGACCTCCTTCCGCGCGGTGGTCGATCAGGGCAAGACCTCTGCGGGCCAATGGGTGGCGGTGCACGGCTGTGGCGGCGTGGGACTGTCAGCCATCATGATTGCCCACGCGGTGGGCGCCAATGTGGTGGCCATCGACATCTCGGAAGACAAGCTCTCCATGGCGCGTGCCATGGGTGCAGTGGCCACGGTCAATGCCACCCAGGTGGCCAACGTGGTGGAAGCGGTGATGGAGATCACAAAAGGCGGCGCCCATGTGTCGCTGGATGCGCTGGGCCACCCCACCACCTGCTTCAACTCCATCAGCAATCTGCGCCGACGGGGCAAACACATTCAGGTGGGGTTGATGTTGGCCGAGAACAGCACGCCGGCCATTCCCATGGCCAAGGTCATCGCCCATGAGCTGGAGATTCTGGGCAGCCACGGCATGCAGGCCCACCGCTACGGTGCCATGCTGGATATGGTGCGCACCGGCAAGCTGGCGCCTGAAAAGCTGGTGGGCAAAAAGATCAACCTGCAACAGTCGATCGATGCGCTGATGAACATGGACAAGTTCGAGGTGGCCGGCGTGACCGTGATCACCGAGTTCTGA
- a CDS encoding acetyl-CoA hydrolase/transferase family protein, whose protein sequence is MTHQQSYEHKRTSADQAIRQVRDGDTIIVPTGVGEPPSLLTALSEQRRSFRDVKVCQILAMRKYGYIDPATTEHVRHVAFFFGGATRAGGQEGWIDFIPNYFSEIPAQIERGQMPADVVFAMASPMDEHGFFALSLGADYTMAAVKKARAVVLEVNPNVPFAFGNCHVHISQVAALVESDAPVMEVGLPKIGPVQQAIGKYVADLIDDGSTLQIGYGGIPDAVVMQLTGKMDLGIHTEMIGDGIMTLVEAGAVTNRRKNFMPGKMVATFGLGSAKLYRFMHRNPGLEMHPVEFTNDPAIAGLNDNLVAINATLQIDFLGQCGSESLGHAPYSGTGGQSDFVRAANRSKGGKAFIVLPSTAKDDTISRIVPSLSPCTHVTTSKNDINYVVTEYGVAQLRGKSMKQRTQALIAIAHPKFRDELTAQAKQLKIL, encoded by the coding sequence ATGACGCACCAGCAGTCTTACGAACACAAGCGCACATCTGCCGACCAAGCCATCCGGCAGGTGCGTGATGGCGACACCATCATCGTCCCCACCGGTGTGGGGGAGCCACCCAGTTTGCTGACCGCGCTGTCGGAACAGCGGCGCAGCTTTCGCGATGTGAAGGTGTGCCAGATTCTGGCCATGCGCAAGTACGGCTACATCGACCCCGCCACCACCGAACACGTGCGCCATGTCGCCTTCTTTTTTGGCGGGGCCACACGGGCTGGCGGGCAAGAGGGGTGGATTGACTTCATCCCCAATTACTTCTCGGAAATTCCGGCGCAAATCGAGCGTGGGCAGATGCCGGCAGACGTGGTGTTTGCCATGGCGTCGCCCATGGACGAGCACGGCTTTTTTGCTCTGAGCCTGGGTGCGGACTACACCATGGCGGCCGTCAAAAAAGCCCGCGCCGTGGTGCTGGAGGTCAACCCCAACGTGCCATTTGCCTTTGGCAACTGCCATGTGCACATCTCGCAAGTGGCGGCGCTGGTGGAGAGCGATGCGCCGGTCATGGAGGTGGGCCTGCCGAAGATCGGGCCGGTGCAGCAGGCCATCGGCAAGTACGTGGCTGATTTGATTGACGATGGCTCTACCCTGCAGATCGGCTACGGCGGCATCCCCGACGCGGTGGTGATGCAGCTCACCGGCAAAATGGATTTGGGCATCCACACCGAGATGATTGGCGACGGCATCATGACGCTGGTGGAGGCGGGCGCCGTGACCAACCGGCGCAAGAACTTCATGCCCGGAAAAATGGTGGCCACCTTCGGTCTGGGTTCAGCCAAGCTCTATCGCTTTATGCACCGCAACCCGGGGCTGGAGATGCACCCGGTGGAGTTCACCAACGATCCGGCCATTGCCGGCCTGAACGACAACTTGGTGGCCATCAACGCCACCTTGCAGATCGACTTTCTGGGCCAGTGCGGCTCCGAGAGCCTGGGCCACGCGCCGTATTCCGGCACCGGCGGGCAATCAGACTTTGTGCGCGCGGCTAACCGGTCCAAGGGCGGCAAGGCCTTCATCGTGCTGCCATCTACCGCCAAGGACGACACCATTTCCCGCATCGTGCCTTCGCTGTCGCCGTGCACCCATGTCACCACCAGCAAGAACGACATCAACTATGTGGTCACCGAATACGGCGTGGCCCAGCTGCGCGGCAAGTCCATGAAGCAGCGCACGCAAGCGCTCATCGCCATTGCACACCCCAAGTTCCGCGATGAGCTGACCGCGCAGGCCAAGCAACTCAAGATTTTGTAA
- a CDS encoding SgcJ/EcaC family oxidoreductase: MNAMESYAAEADCRALVLQAADAVDRADANAFAALFVADGTLVRPDGSLLQGRAAIAAAYAARDPDRLTQHLVSNQLVTLQPDGAAALVRSKVLLWSGRHSAPLTPQGRAADALSQVGEFVDAMEFSAEGWRIRRREAHFVLFRREV, encoded by the coding sequence ATGAACGCCATGGAAAGCTACGCCGCAGAGGCCGATTGCCGTGCGCTGGTGCTGCAAGCGGCAGACGCGGTGGACCGTGCAGATGCAAATGCGTTCGCCGCACTCTTTGTGGCTGATGGCACCTTGGTGCGCCCGGATGGCAGCCTGTTGCAAGGCCGGGCCGCCATCGCCGCAGCCTATGCCGCCCGCGATCCGGACCGGCTGACCCAGCACCTGGTGAGCAACCAGTTGGTGACACTGCAGCCGGATGGCGCTGCAGCCTTGGTCCGCAGCAAGGTGTTGCTTTGGTCCGGCCGCCATAGCGCGCCGCTCACGCCCCAAGGGCGGGCAGCCGATGCGCTCAGTCAGGTGGGGGAGTTCGTGGATGCGATGGAGTTCAGTGCTGAAGGGTGGCGCATCCGCCGGCGGGAGGCGCATTTTGTCTTGTTCCGGCGTGAAGTTTGA
- a CDS encoding LysR family transcriptional regulator, protein MDLLPHWRLLRALAAVVETGSTQRAGALLHVAQSSVARAVQQLEAVADTALFERAGRGMLPTAAGQQLALRAARALQLFADADKHRTRHATTRWHESPLAPDRLMDAELIERIVAMFARKSAEVFAAQIQALLHRPDASEVLRSVAVQTLLQCGAQDAWSPPAQHEAMRVFVPHAALDLIENAGHMAPMEQPHAVAASLSRWLMQTGEGA, encoded by the coding sequence ATGGACTTGCTGCCCCACTGGCGTCTGCTGCGCGCGCTGGCTGCTGTGGTGGAGACCGGCAGCACCCAGCGGGCCGGCGCCCTGTTGCATGTGGCGCAGTCCTCGGTGGCCCGAGCGGTGCAGCAGCTCGAGGCGGTGGCCGATACCGCCTTGTTCGAGCGGGCTGGTCGCGGCATGCTGCCCACGGCGGCGGGCCAACAACTCGCTTTGCGTGCGGCGCGAGCTTTGCAGCTCTTTGCGGATGCGGACAAGCACCGGACCCGGCATGCAACGACGCGCTGGCACGAGAGCCCACTGGCCCCTGATCGTCTGATGGATGCAGAGTTGATAGAGCGCATTGTGGCCATGTTCGCGCGCAAAAGTGCCGAGGTGTTTGCGGCCCAGATCCAAGCCTTGCTGCACCGGCCGGATGCCAGCGAGGTGCTGCGCAGCGTAGCCGTGCAGACCTTGCTGCAATGTGGCGCGCAAGACGCGTGGTCCCCGCCTGCGCAGCACGAAGCCATGCGCGTTTTTGTGCCGCACGCGGCCTTGGACTTGATTGAAAACGCCGGCCATATGGCACCCATGGAGCAGCCGCATGCAGTGGCGGCCAGCCTGTCACGCTGGCTGATGCAAACCGGGGAGGGCGCATGA
- a CDS encoding phytanoyl-CoA dioxygenase family protein — protein MRYTLPPDTVHDYARYGAVVLRGVLTPAEVAQLERGIEHNLAHLSPLALVASQPDDPGRFVEDFCTWQHNPDYTAVMQRSALPLVAAQLMQSDTVRIYHDHLLVKEPGTRQPTPWHQDQPYYNVAGRQNVSFWIPVDPVPLESTLRFVAGSHAGTWYMPRTFRDQQAKWFPEGTLAELPAIDAQPERFEQLAWALQPGDAVAFHMLALHASSGVGPGTRRRVFSARYLGDDARHAVRSWRTSPPFAGLADRLPDGAEMDDALFPLLNLG, from the coding sequence ATGCGCTACACCCTGCCGCCCGACACCGTTCACGATTACGCCCGCTACGGCGCAGTGGTGCTTCGCGGTGTGCTCACGCCCGCTGAGGTGGCGCAGCTGGAGCGGGGCATCGAGCACAACCTGGCGCATCTGAGCCCGCTGGCCTTGGTGGCCAGCCAGCCGGACGACCCGGGCCGCTTTGTCGAAGATTTTTGCACCTGGCAGCACAACCCGGACTACACCGCTGTGATGCAGCGCAGCGCCTTGCCCTTGGTCGCCGCGCAGCTGATGCAAAGCGACACGGTGCGCATCTACCACGACCACCTTCTGGTCAAGGAGCCGGGCACCCGCCAACCCACCCCCTGGCACCAGGACCAGCCTTACTACAACGTGGCCGGCCGGCAGAACGTGAGCTTCTGGATACCCGTGGACCCTGTGCCCCTGGAGAGCACCCTGCGCTTTGTAGCCGGCTCGCACGCGGGCACCTGGTACATGCCGCGCACCTTCCGCGATCAGCAGGCCAAGTGGTTTCCTGAAGGCACGCTGGCCGAGCTGCCCGCCATTGATGCCCAGCCCGAACGATTTGAGCAACTCGCTTGGGCCTTGCAGCCCGGCGATGCCGTTGCATTCCACATGTTGGCCCTGCACGCCAGCAGCGGGGTAGGGCCAGGCACGCGGCGCCGCGTGTTCTCTGCCCGCTATCTGGGCGACGATGCCCGCCACGCGGTGCGCAGCTGGCGCACCTCGCCCCCGTTTGCCGGGCTGGCAGACCGTTTGCCGGATGGCGCGGAGATGGACGATGCGCTGTTTCCCTTGCTAAACCTCGGCTAA
- a CDS encoding HNH endonuclease, producing MGRIRRLLQQERVQEVPADFRCPLCERKIPLAQRDAHHLIPKSKGGRHTECLHRICHRQIHALFTETELARQFNSVDALLAHPDMASFVAWVKTKPDDFMERTRKSQRIRSK from the coding sequence ATGGGCCGGATCAGGCGCCTGCTTCAGCAAGAGCGGGTTCAGGAAGTGCCTGCGGATTTCAGGTGCCCGCTGTGTGAACGCAAGATTCCACTCGCGCAGCGCGACGCACACCATTTGATTCCGAAGTCCAAGGGCGGCAGGCACACCGAATGCCTGCACCGGATATGCCACCGCCAGATTCACGCGCTATTCACTGAAACCGAGTTGGCCAGACAGTTCAACTCGGTGGATGCCTTGCTGGCTCACCCGGACATGGCGTCTTTTGTGGCCTGGGTCAAAACCAAGCCCGATGACTTCATGGAGCGCACGCGAAAGAGCCAGCGCATCCGTAGCAAGTAA
- a CDS encoding BLUF domain-containing protein codes for MLIQLTYASRTAAILGPGDVKDILQSSARNNQSAGITGALCLSNGIFLQQLERDRTAVNALYHRILKDSRHKDSAIL; via the coding sequence ATGCTCATCCAGCTCACCTACGCAAGCCGCACTGCCGCCATCCTCGGCCCGGGCGATGTCAAAGACATCTTGCAGAGTTCTGCGCGCAACAACCAGTCTGCGGGCATCACGGGCGCATTGTGCTTGTCCAATGGCATCTTCCTGCAGCAGCTGGAGAGGGACCGGACCGCCGTGAATGCGCTGTACCACCGTATCCTGAAAGACTCCCGGCACAAAGACTCCGCCATTCTGTAA
- the hutH gene encoding histidine ammonia-lyase, which translates to MTSLILNPGKITLDELGLIHAGVCQLSLPESARVNIRAAHALVKAAADGDAPVYGVNTGFGKLANKRIDKDQLDTLQRNLIRSHSVGVGEPLAAPIMRLMMATKAASLARGYSGCREVVVDTILAVHNAGLVPCVPSQGSVGASGDLAPLSHMTLALMGEGDMLLDGKRVPALQALQAAGIAPLTLEAKEGLALINGTQTSTALALHGLLAFEPVLEAALVIGALTLDAARGSDGPFDPRIHAVRGQPGQIDVAQYYRELLKGSAIRASHAEGDDRVQDPYCLRCQPQVVGAALDQLRHAARVLLIEANAVTDNPLVFPEDGAMISGGNFHAEPVALAADGMALAIAEVGAIAERRIAMLIDSSVSRLPPFLTADAGLNSGFMIAHVTAAALASENKSLAHPASVDSLPTSANQEDHVSMATFAARRLQNMIHNTAHILGIELLAAAQGIEFLRPLTSSPILEEVHALLRQDIAAHHVDRYLAPDIAHATQLVQGGAVARLLKPLGGLPALWIPG; encoded by the coding sequence ATGACTTCATTGATTCTCAACCCCGGCAAGATCACGCTGGATGAACTCGGCCTCATTCACGCCGGCGTGTGCCAGCTGAGCTTGCCCGAATCTGCCCGCGTCAATATCCGCGCCGCCCATGCGCTGGTCAAGGCGGCCGCTGATGGCGACGCGCCGGTTTATGGCGTGAACACCGGCTTCGGCAAGCTGGCGAACAAGCGCATCGACAAAGACCAGCTCGACACCTTGCAGCGCAACCTGATCCGCAGCCACAGCGTGGGCGTGGGCGAGCCTTTGGCAGCACCCATCATGCGGCTGATGATGGCGACCAAGGCTGCCAGTCTTGCGCGCGGCTACTCGGGCTGCCGCGAGGTGGTGGTGGACACCATTCTGGCGGTGCACAACGCGGGCCTCGTGCCCTGCGTGCCCTCACAAGGCTCGGTGGGCGCCTCGGGCGATTTGGCGCCGTTGTCGCACATGACGCTGGCATTGATGGGCGAGGGCGACATGCTGTTGGATGGCAAGCGCGTGCCCGCACTGCAGGCCCTGCAAGCCGCTGGCATTGCCCCGCTGACGCTGGAAGCCAAAGAAGGCCTGGCCCTGATCAACGGCACCCAAACGTCCACCGCGCTGGCCTTGCACGGCTTGCTGGCCTTCGAGCCGGTGCTGGAGGCTGCGCTGGTGATTGGCGCCCTCACGCTGGACGCCGCCCGCGGGAGCGACGGCCCGTTTGATCCGCGCATCCATGCGGTACGCGGCCAGCCCGGCCAGATCGACGTGGCCCAGTACTACCGCGAGCTGCTTAAGGGCAGTGCCATCCGCGCCAGCCACGCCGAAGGCGATGACCGCGTGCAAGACCCGTATTGCCTGCGCTGCCAGCCGCAGGTGGTGGGTGCGGCGCTTGACCAACTGCGCCACGCGGCACGCGTGCTGCTGATTGAGGCGAATGCGGTCACCGACAACCCGTTGGTGTTCCCCGAAGACGGCGCCATGATTTCCGGTGGCAACTTCCACGCCGAACCCGTGGCCCTGGCGGCGGACGGCATGGCCCTGGCCATAGCCGAAGTGGGCGCGATCGCCGAGCGCCGCATTGCCATGTTGATCGACAGCAGCGTGTCGCGCCTGCCGCCTTTCCTGACGGCGGATGCGGGCCTGAACAGCGGCTTCATGATCGCGCACGTCACCGCTGCCGCGCTGGCGTCCGAGAACAAATCGCTGGCCCACCCCGCCAGTGTGGACAGCCTGCCCACCAGCGCCAACCAGGAAGACCATGTGTCCATGGCCACATTTGCCGCGCGACGTTTGCAAAACATGATCCACAACACCGCGCACATCCTCGGGATTGAGTTGCTGGCGGCGGCGCAAGGCATTGAATTTTTGCGCCCGCTGACCAGCTCGCCCATCCTGGAAGAGGTGCACGCACTCTTGCGCCAGGACATCGCAGCCCACCATGTGGACCGCTACCTGGCGCCTGACATTGCGCATGCGACCCAACTGGTACAGGGCGGCGCGGTGGCCCGGCTGTTGAAGCCCTTGGGCGGCTTGCCGGCCCTCTGGATTCCGGGTTAA
- the hutU gene encoding urocanate hydratase has product MSAPSQARPVRAPHGTTLHCKNWLIEAAYRMLQNNLDPEVAEDPDALVVYGGIGKAARNWECFDAILESLRNLNDDETLLVQSGKPVGVFRSHADAPRVLIANSNLVPKWATWEHFHELDKKGLMMYGQMTAGSWIYIGSQGIVQGTYETFVEAGKQHFGGNLKGKWILTAGLGGMGGAQPLAASFAGASSLNIECQQSRIDFRLKTRYVDEQATDLDDALQRMARYAAEGKAVSVALLGNAAELLPEMVRRARAGGPRPDMVTDQTSAHDLVHGYLPPGWSVEQWRAAQADDTQHAALRLAAAQGCAVHVQAMLDFQAMGIPTVDYGNNIRQVALDQGVKNAFDFPGFVPAYVRPLFCRGKGPFRWVALSGDPEDIRKTDAKMKELFPEDAHLHRWLDMAGERIAFQGLPARICWIGLGERHRAGLAFNEMVKNGELKAPIVIGRDHLDSGSVASPNRETESMQDGSDAVSDWPLLNALLNTAGGATWVSLHHGGGVGMGYSQHSGVVIVADGTDAAAKRLERVLWNDPGTGVMRHADAGYEIAKQCAREQGMNLPMLKS; this is encoded by the coding sequence ATGTCTGCACCCTCCCAAGCCCGGCCTGTGCGCGCACCCCATGGCACCACCCTGCATTGCAAAAACTGGCTGATTGAGGCCGCCTACCGCATGCTGCAAAACAACCTGGATCCTGAGGTGGCAGAAGACCCCGACGCGCTGGTGGTGTACGGCGGTATCGGCAAGGCCGCACGCAACTGGGAATGCTTTGATGCCATCCTGGAGAGCCTGCGTAACTTGAATGACGACGAGACCCTGTTGGTGCAAAGCGGCAAGCCGGTGGGCGTGTTCCGCAGCCATGCCGACGCGCCGCGCGTGCTGATCGCCAACTCCAACCTGGTGCCCAAGTGGGCGACCTGGGAGCACTTTCATGAGCTGGATAAAAAGGGCCTGATGATGTACGGCCAGATGACGGCCGGCAGCTGGATCTACATCGGCAGCCAGGGCATCGTGCAAGGCACTTACGAGACGTTTGTGGAAGCCGGCAAGCAGCACTTTGGTGGCAATCTGAAGGGCAAATGGATTTTGACGGCAGGCTTGGGCGGCATGGGTGGCGCGCAGCCGCTGGCGGCCAGCTTTGCAGGAGCTTCGTCCCTGAATATCGAGTGCCAGCAAAGCCGTATCGACTTTCGCCTCAAGACCCGCTATGTGGACGAACAAGCCACGGATCTGGACGACGCGCTGCAGCGCATGGCCCGCTATGCGGCCGAGGGTAAAGCCGTGTCGGTGGCCCTGCTGGGCAATGCCGCTGAGCTGCTGCCCGAGATGGTGCGCCGCGCGCGCGCCGGTGGCCCGCGCCCCGATATGGTGACCGACCAGACCTCCGCACACGACCTGGTGCACGGCTACCTGCCGCCCGGCTGGTCGGTAGAGCAGTGGCGCGCCGCGCAGGCGGACGATACCCAGCACGCTGCGCTGCGCCTGGCGGCTGCGCAAGGCTGCGCGGTGCATGTGCAGGCCATGCTGGATTTCCAGGCCATGGGCATTCCCACCGTGGACTACGGCAACAACATCCGCCAGGTGGCGCTGGACCAGGGCGTGAAAAATGCATTTGACTTCCCCGGTTTTGTGCCCGCCTATGTCCGCCCTCTGTTCTGCCGCGGCAAGGGTCCGTTCCGCTGGGTGGCCTTGAGTGGCGACCCGGAAGACATCCGCAAGACGGACGCGAAGATGAAAGAGTTGTTCCCCGAAGACGCGCACCTGCACCGTTGGCTGGACATGGCGGGCGAGCGCATTGCCTTCCAGGGCCTGCCGGCACGCATCTGCTGGATCGGCCTGGGTGAGCGCCACCGCGCCGGCTTGGCCTTTAACGAGATGGTGAAAAACGGCGAGCTCAAAGCCCCCATCGTCATCGGGCGTGACCACCTGGACAGCGGCTCGGTCGCATCACCCAACCGCGAGACCGAAAGCATGCAAGACGGCTCAGACGCGGTGAGCGACTGGCCTTTGTTGAACGCACTGCTGAACACCGCCGGTGGCGCCACTTGGGTGAGCTTGCACCATGGCGGTGGCGTGGGCATGGGCTACAGCCAGCACAGCGGCGTGGTCATCGTGGCCGACGGCACGGACGCTGCCGCCAAGCGCCTGGAGCGCGTGCTCTGGAACGACCCCGGCACCGGCGTGATGCGCCATGCGGATGCCGGGTATGAAATTGCAAAGCAATGCGCACGCGAGCAAGGTATGAACCTGCCCATGTTGAAAAGTTAA
- the hutC gene encoding histidine utilization repressor produces the protein MVSTTPTPSGAAAPYTHVKNFLMEGLSQGRWTPGSQMPSESELVQQFKVSRMTVGRAIRELQAEGFVTRVQGVGTFAAHLARVSSTLTIKDLHEEIAARGHQHQARVVLLREELAVDGLAQQLGLPLGAPVFHTLIVHSENGVPLQCEDRYVNPACVPDYLNVDFSQTTPTHYLLEVAPLWEAQYSIEAGPPSPQEAELLGITPQDPCLIIVRRTMNRDVPITLARLVHPGTRYQIQGQFKP, from the coding sequence ATGGTTTCCACCACACCGACCCCCTCAGGCGCTGCGGCGCCCTACACCCACGTCAAAAACTTTTTGATGGAAGGCCTGTCGCAAGGCCGCTGGACGCCGGGCAGCCAGATGCCCTCCGAATCCGAGCTGGTGCAGCAGTTCAAGGTCAGCCGCATGACGGTGGGCCGCGCCATCCGCGAGTTGCAGGCCGAAGGCTTTGTGACTCGGGTGCAGGGCGTGGGCACCTTTGCGGCGCACTTGGCCCGGGTGTCGTCCACCCTGACTATCAAAGACTTGCACGAAGAAATTGCAGCGCGCGGCCACCAGCACCAGGCACGGGTCGTGCTGTTACGTGAAGAGTTGGCAGTAGATGGCTTGGCCCAGCAACTGGGCCTGCCGCTGGGGGCGCCGGTGTTTCACACCCTGATCGTGCACTCCGAGAACGGCGTGCCGCTGCAGTGCGAAGACCGCTATGTGAACCCCGCCTGCGTGCCCGACTATTTGAACGTGGACTTCAGCCAGACCACGCCCACCCACTACCTGCTGGAAGTCGCCCCCTTGTGGGAGGCGCAATACTCCATCGAGGCTGGCCCACCCAGCCCGCAAGAGGCAGAGCTGCTGGGCATCACCCCGCAGGACCCCTGCCTCATCATCGTGCGCCGCACCATGAACCGCGATGTGCCCATCACCCTGGCGCGCTTGGTGCACCCCGGCACCCGCTACCAGATTCAAGGGCAGTTCAAGCCATGA
- a CDS encoding HutD/Ves family protein, with protein MTLRLIHAQECPPQPWRNGGGQTRELLVWPPGGDWQLRISRADIAADGPFSAFPGVQRWFAVLQGAGVALALAKPQTLRAGDAPLEFDGAAAPHCRLLDGPTQDLNLMARQGRGFMQIVIAGQAWHSPLAMRGLYSTGAGTWSDGARQVPISAHTLLWNETTDTAQWTFTPDTCAAPTHIAPAYWLGFTPHTSDGATP; from the coding sequence ATGACGCTGCGCCTCATCCACGCGCAGGAATGCCCACCCCAGCCTTGGCGCAACGGCGGCGGCCAAACCCGCGAGTTGCTGGTGTGGCCGCCCGGGGGCGACTGGCAGCTGCGCATCAGCCGGGCCGACATCGCGGCTGACGGCCCCTTTTCTGCCTTCCCCGGTGTGCAACGCTGGTTTGCCGTATTGCAAGGCGCGGGGGTTGCATTGGCGCTAGCCAAACCGCAGACATTGCGTGCCGGCGATGCGCCGCTGGAATTTGACGGTGCCGCTGCGCCCCACTGCCGCCTGCTGGACGGCCCCACCCAAGACCTGAACCTGATGGCGCGGCAAGGCCGAGGCTTCATGCAGATAGTCATTGCGGGGCAAGCGTGGCACAGCCCGCTGGCCATGCGCGGCCTGTACAGCACCGGCGCCGGGACATGGAGCGACGGCGCACGTCAAGTACCTATCAGCGCCCACACCCTGCTGTGGAACGAAACGACTGACACTGCCCAGTGGACGTTTACCCCGGACACCTGCGCAGCGCCCACGCACATCGCACCGGCGTACTGGCTGGGCTTTACCCCGCACACATCGGATGGAGCCACACCATGA